From Geotalea uraniireducens Rf4:
ATTATCGAAGTTGTTTTCATTGACCCAGGTACGGTCATAGGGGAAGCCGGTGGCCAAAAGACAGTTCTTCAACGGCTGCCGGACAGAGACATGGAGGGGTCGGCCGTTGACGAACGCCCCCTCCCCTTTCACGGCGGTGAAAAGCTCGTCCATCATCGGGTGATAAACGACACCGAGCCGCACAACGCCGTCGACCTCAAGGGCAATGGAAACGCCGAACCAGGGAAAACCGTGGGCGAAATTGGTGGTGCCGTCGAGCGGATCGATGATCCACTTGCACGCGGCGCCGTTCGCTGCATAGTCGTTTTCCTCCGCCAGGATATCGTGGTCCGGGCAGGCAGCGCGGATCATGCCGACAATCAGCTCCTCGCACGCCTTGTCCACCTCGGTGACCAGGTTTATCTCCCCCTTGAATTCAATGTCGTGCTCCGACCAGAGCCGTTCCTTCTGCATCTGCCCCGCTGCCCTGGCGGCGCGGATGGCAATATCGAGATAGTCATGCACAGTTGTATTCTCCTTCCGATTCATCAACAGTCAGAGCCTTACGGGGCTCAGCCATACAGTCTTCTCAACGCGACATCGTGTCGCGATAACGGTGCCAGCCTGACCGGCGGAACGTAGTGGAGACCGGTCCTGGCGTTTGTTTTGTGTTTCGCTCTTTGACAATCATTATAATAAAAAAGGCCAGATAATTATCCGGCCTTGTAGAGTTTCAGATAGTGAAATGCTCATGTCTAGTCATCTATTATCTTGATTACGGTTAATTATCACATCTAGTATATATGAACCCTCGGATACTACTTCGTCATTTTTTGTAATCTTGGCATTAACTGTAAGCACAGACGTTTCTGCCAGTGTAAATTGAAATTTTGGCACTGGGATATGGAATATCCTTGGTCTGCCATTTGCCCCAATCATAGCTGCCATTTTAGCAAATTGGTTTTCACCTAAAGACATAGTGACTTGCATTGCAAAGTCATTTGTATCCTTTGTGATATTATCTTCGATTGTAATAAGTGATGCAAGCATAACTGGTATCTGCATATCTTGAGGAGCATCATGTGGTATGCCTATGTTAATAGAATCTCCAACAATCCCCATCAGAGATAGTTTGTTTCCTATTTCTTGCCTAATATCTTCTCCTATAATTATATTTTTTATAATCATTTTGTTATAACTCCCCATGTTGATTTAGGCTCATATGAAGATACTATGGGTGTAGCTAAAAAGCTTCCTTCTAATATTAGTTCTTTTTTACCATCTGTTGCGTTATATGATCCAGATGTATTAATTGTGTGTCTGTCAAAAAAAATACAAAGCTGTTTAAGGCGATATTTCGCTTGTGCATGTTCAGAAAAGTTATCATCGGCCAATTCGAGAAGATCAGGTGAAAACCTAATTAATCTCAGAAGTGCTAGAGCAGAGTGAGAGATACGTCCGCGTTTCCATCGTGCAGTGGTGCGATATGGTAATCTGAGCGCCTTTTCAACATAAACCATTGTTTTCCCGGATTTTACCAGGGAATCCATTAAAGCAGGTGCTGATGCAAGATTGGCCTTGGTTATGGCTTTAGTCAAGTCACGGTCATAACTGTTATCAAAATCACCTTCTTCTTCGCAATCATTGCAACGAAATTGTTCGTGAACAAATTGAACATCATTGTCAAATGGGATTGGGAAATGTTCCGTTACCGAGATTTTTTCTGTATTGTCCGAATCGCAGAAAGGGCATAGCGTTTTCATGATATTAATCCTCGTAATACTCCAAATGGATTGTGTGATAGCGAAGGTGCCTTATCCCCAACTTTAGGTGGATGAAAGGACTTGATAATCCATAGGCCGTTTGATCTTTGATAGAAGGCTAAGTAAACGTATTTGTCATTGATTCTGAAAGTGTAAGCATCAAATGGTTCATGATTTGGGCTCTTATCCAACTGCTCCGAGTTATCGAGTTCTAAGTCCGGAAAGTCATAATGAGCCAAAAAACTAAGAAGTTCTGTTTCCGTCATGAGGCTGTAGTGAAGTTTTGCATCTTCTCTGGAAGCCTTGTTGGGTTTGACTTTGCCGACAATTTTGCAGCTGGCAATAAATTTGGAAAAATTATAATGAGGGCCGTGTGATCGAGCTACCATAAGCCCTCCATTGCGTCAATATATACATTTTGTACGCTGAAATCAATTGAATTATACGTTACGTTACATCTCAAGTCAACCTCCGCATTCGACCGCATTCCAAAGCGTATATTCGATCATGTATAACGATTAAGACTTTATGCGGTGCGAAGCGGAGCCGCCGCATACACTCATGTCGTTAGAGGTTTCCTTCTACGACGATTCCGGCCATTTTCAGCTGCACCCTCCAGCGGGAACGCATGGGGGTTATCGCCTCTTCCCCGAGAAGCAGCCTACTTATAGCACGTTTCTTAATGGTTTAAAATATTTTACACCCCACATCGACTGGGGAAAAGCTGCCCTCCTTGGGACTGCAGTGATTTACCATATGCCTTTCCTGTTATTCTTCCTGCAACAGCCTGCCGTTCAGAACAACCCGGAATCCTTTAATTCCCTCATAAAAACTGGTCACACCGTAAAAACCCGGACGCTGCTTCCCGGCCGTTGCCCCGTACAGCGGCTCCAGCAGCAGGCTGTTCACGCTCCCTGCGACGAGGGCTATTTCCCGTTCGACGGCGATTTCGTCACCCGGAAGTGCAATGACTATCCTATGGGAGCCTGCTTTCAGGCGCAGATGTTTCCCGAACCTGTACCTTATCCCCTCCCCCGCCTCGGGGTCCCTGAGCAGGGTCGGTTCAATCTTTTCCGCCGACAACTCCCCCTGCACATGCATTGCCTGTCCGTCAATGTTGATAAGCAGCCTGTATTCGGGAGTACCGTGGAAGTTCTTCTCAAATGCGTAAACTCCCGGCTTGTGGGTCTTCAGGGAAGTGGCAATACGCAGGTCTGCATACCCTTGCGGCATTGGGCTTCCGTTCGGCAACTCTTGAAACACATGGGATTGTGTGTTCACCGTTGCTGTTTTTATAAGTTCCATGCTTCTCGCACAACCGCTTAATGCAACTGATGCTGCAAGCAACGCCAATGCAATCGTTCTTTTCATCACTGTCTCCTTTCCAGGTCTAAATCGATTCGTTTCACTGAGTGAACCCCTTTTGTCGATACTTCGCCGTCGGCAGGACCACGGGGCATATACCAATTCGTTTACATCTATTCTTCGACCTTTCTCTTTTCGAACCAACTGTAAACCGATGGAATGATTAACAACGTGAGCAGGGTTGAAGTAACCAATCCGCCCACAACAACCGTAGCCAGTGGTTTCTGGATTTCAGAGCCAGTTCCGCTGGCAAGCAGCATCGGCATCAAACTGAAAATTGCTATTGATGCGGTCATCAATACCGGCCGCAATCTGTCAAGACTTCCCTTCCTGATCGCTTCCTGCAAATCAAGCCCTTCTTCGCGCAGTTGCGAGATGCGTGATACCAGAACAAGCCCGTTCAAGACGGCAACGCCGAACAGGACGACAAACCCTACAGATGCCGGAACAGACAGATATTGCCCGGAGATGAAGAGAGAAAAGACGCCGCCGATCAAGGCAAACGGCAGGTTGGAAATGACCAGCAGCGCCAGGCGGATCGACCTGAAGGTGACGTACAGAAGCAGCAGGATCAAGCCGATGGCCACCGGTCCGATGATCATCAGTTTGTTCATTGCCCTCTGCTGATTCTCGAACTGGCCACCCCAGGTAAGATAGTATCCAGCCGGCAGCTTGACATTCGCTTTGATCTTCTGCTTTGCCTCGGCGACAAAACTGCCGATATCCCTGCCGGAGATGTTCATCTCGATGCCGATCCTTCTCACCCCGTCCTGGCGGCTGATCTGGGCCGGGCCTTCGATCATTTTCACCTCCGCCAGCTGTTCGAGCGGAACATTGATACCGGTTTTCGTGGTGATCAGCAGATTCTTGATCGCTTCCAGGGAATTCCTTTTTTCTTCCGGCAGACGGACCGATATATCGAAGCTGCGGTTTTCTTCATACAGCTGCGATGCCGCTTTACCGGCAACGGCAATTTCGATTACCTTTTGCACGTCGCTGATATTCAGGCCATACCGGGCAATTCTCGACCGGTCGATGTTAACGGTCAGGTACGGCTGTCCCGAAACCTTTTCCGCGTTCAGATCGGTCCCACCCTTTACAGTGGACAGGACCTTGGCTATCTCGGCCGATTTTTCACTGAGCACGTCGATATCTTCACCAAACAGCTTGAGAATCAGCTGAGCCCGGGTCCCGGCTACGAGTTCGTCGATGCGGCACTGGATCGGCTGACTGAAACCGAAGGTGATCCCGGCAATCGATTCCAAAGATTCACGCATCTCATTGGTCAGCTCTTCTTTGGAAATATCCCGTTTCCATTCACTCTTTGGTTTGAATATCCCCACATAGCCGGTCTTGTCCGAGCCCCTGGTATCCAGGGCGACGCCGGTCTGTCCGGTCCGGGACACGATGGTACCCAGTTCTGGAAACTGCTTCAGCTTTTCCGCGGCACGTTGATTCACCTCCATCGCCTTGGCCAGGGAAACACCGGGAAGCATGGAGACGTCCATGTCAAAGGAGCCTTCATCCATGATCGGGATGAATTCCGTTCCCAGCCGTGTTACCAGAAAGAGCGAGGCAACCAGGAGAACGCCCGCAACACTCAACACCATCTGCTTCCTGGTCATGGCATATTCAAGCAGCGGCAGATAGAGCCTGCTTGCATGCTTCATGATGAAGCTCTCTTTTTCCGGGTGCGGCTTCAGAAACAGGATGCAGAGGACCGGGATAACGAATATCGAAAGGAACAATGAGGCAAGCAGTGCAATCGCCACCGTTATGGCCAGCGGGCCGAACATCTTCCCTTCGATCCCTTCCAGGGAAAGAATGGGGATGAAGGTGAGGGCGATGATAAGCTCACCGAAAATGCTCGGCTTTCTGACTTCCATCACCGCTTTGAGCACGGTCAATACTTTTGGATGTTGCCCCCCCTCTTCGCTCAAATGTCGCTGGACATTTTCCACCTGGATGATGGTCGTATCGATGATCATGCCGATGGAGATGGCCAGGCCGCCGAGGGACATCAGGTTTGCGGTTATGCCGACAAGTTTCATGACAATGAATGTCGCCAACAGAGAAAGCGGCAATGCTATGAGGACGACAAGGCTCCCCCGAAAGCTGTTCAACAGGAGATACAGAACAATCAGCACCAGAATGGAGCCTTCCAGCAGCGCCTTGTTGACCGTGCTGACGCTCGCCTTCACGATGTCGCTTCGGTCGTAATAGGGAACGAGCTTGATTCCCTCCGGAAGGATATTGTTTCCGTTGATTTCCCTGACTTTTTCTTCTACCCGGCGCACAACGTCGCGGCTGTTTTCGCCGCGCAGCATCATGACGATACCACCGACACATTCATCCTTGCCGTCCTTCATGGCGGCGCCCATCCGGACCGCCTCGCCGACCTTTACCTGGGCGACGTCGCGGATATACGTCGGAGTACCACCCGGAGATTTCAGGACAATGGTTTCGATGTCGCTGACATCTTTTATCAAACCAACCCCGCGGACGATATATTGATCCGTGCCCCGCTCCAGGAGGTTGCCGCCGACGTTTTCATTGTTGCTGCCGATGGCTGAGTAGACATCGTCCACAGTTATCGCATATTTCAACAGCTTCTCCGGTGACACGATCACCTGGTACTGCTTGAAATACCCGCCAAAGGAGTTGATCTCGTTTACTCCGGCAACACTCTTCAACTGGGGGGTGACAATCCACTCCTGAATGGTTCGAAGGCTGGTCAGGTAGGCAATCTTCTGTTGCGGGTCATCCGGCATCTTACCTTCGAGCGTGTACTGGTAGATCTCGCCCATGGCCGTACCGATAGGCCCCATGGCGACCTCGACCCCCTTGGGGACCTTCTCCCGCGCCTCCGCCAATCGCTCGAACACCAACTGTCGGGCAAAATAGATATCCACATTATCCTTGAAGACAATGGTGACTATCGACAGGCCGAACTTGGTCACCGAACGCATCTGTTCGATGTCGGGCAGGCCGCGCATGGCCATCTCAATCGGGGAGGTTACGTTTCTTTCTATTTCTATTGCAGACAGACCATCTGCGTGGCTTACTACTTCAACCTGAATGTTGGTGACATCCGGAAAGGCATCAATCGGTAGTCGCAGATATGAGTACAATCCGAATGCAATGATCAGCAGCGAAAGGAATATGACCATCCCTTTCTGCCGCAACGTATAGGCTATTAATTTTTCCAGCATCGGTGTTTTCTCCTGTTGCTGTGCAGTTCAGCACCGGTTCATAACTCCCCCCGTCCCCCTCTTACCTTAAGAGGGGGCGAGAATGGCGACTTCATCGATGCTCCGCCCCAGTCACTACGTTACGTCCCTCCCCTTAGTTTAAGGGGAGGACAGGTGGGGTTACTTGCCGTGGCCATGTTCGTCCGTCATCTCGCCCTTCTTCACTTCCGACTTGAGGATGAACGCTCCCTTGACCGCGTAACGCTCACCCTCTTTAAGGCCGGAAACAATCTCGACCACGCCGCCTGTTGCCCGGCCTGACTGAATCTGGCGCGCCGCGAACTCGATTTCGCTTTCCGCGACGAAGATCACCTTCTTACCATCCAGATCCTGCAGGGCATCTTCGGGGACCGCCACCACCGGCGGCGCATCAGCCGGCAGCGCCAGTTCGACGGTGGCGAACATCTCCGGTTTCAGCTTTCGGCCAGGATTGGCTACCTCGATCCGCGCCTTGACCGTGCGGGTGGCCTCGTCAACCAGGTCGGCAATGTAGGTGATGCGGCCTTTCAGCTTCAGGTCGGGAAAGGCGCCGACACTGACGATTGCCGCCTGCCCCTTACGCACCTTGGCCAGGTCTTTTTCGTTGACGTCGACCATGACCCAGACAGAGGAAAGGTCCGCAACGGTGTAGAGGCTCTTGGAAGGGTCGGCGAGCTCGCCGACAATGGCGTGCTTCTCGGTGATAATGCCGCTGATGGGGGAGCGTACCGGCAAGAGCGGCTTTTTATGGCTTTCCCCCTTGAGGTCGGACGCTGCAACTCCATACAGGGAGAGGCGTTCTTCGTCGGTGTGCAGTTCGGTCTGGGCAGTCTTGTAGTCGGTCTCGGCCTGAAGAATATCCTTGCGGGCAGCGATCTTCTTCTCCACGAGGTTCTTGATCCGGTCCATGTTGGACTGGGCCAGGGCCAGCTTGGTCTTTGACTGGTGGTAGCGGCCCAGCGCCTCGCCCAACTCGACGCTGTCCAGGGTCGCCAGCGCCTGTCCTGCGGAAACGCTGTCACCCAGGGAGGCCTTGACGCTGACGATCTTGCCGCTGATGCGGGGCGATACGTGGGCGATCCGGTCGGCATTGGCCTCCACCTTGCCGGTAGCGCTGATAACACCGGCTAAACGTTGCTTTTTCGCCGGGACGACAACCACGCCGTTCTGCTTCTGCACTTCGGCGGTCATCTTGACACTGCCTGCCTCGCCATGTTCGTCGTGACCTTCATGGCCTTCTTCCTTGTGGCCTGCTTCCTCATGTTCCGCATGCTCCCCGCCGCCGCTTTTGGTATGGGTAGAGCGATAGTAGAGGCCGCCACCCAGGGCCACGGCGGCCAGGATAAGTCCGATGATGATTGCTTTTTTGTTCACTGCGCACCTCCGGTAAGATCGATTGCCACTGCTGTTTCAAGCTTCACGAGAGCTGTCTGCCGGTCATGCAGCGCCGTTAGATAGCCGTCGTTGACCTCAAAAAACTTCTTCTGCTCCTCGATGACGGTAAGAATCCCCACCTCGCCAAGACGGTATGCCTCCTGCACCAGCTTCAGGTTCTCTTCCAGCTGGGGGATGATCTCCCTGGTATAGATTGACAGGGATTTTTCAGCTGTGGCCAGTCTCGCAAAGGCCGCCTCCACCTCCCGTTCGGCGGTCACCCGGGCAAAGGCGTAACGGTTTTCGGCGCTACCCTTTCTGGCCTGCGCCTCGCGAATGCCTGCCTGGTTACGATCGAAAAGGGGAATGGGAATGGAGAGCTTCAGGCCGATGAGGTTATCCCGGTCCTTCACGTCGCTCCCGGCCACTTCAATGGCCGTATTTTCACGCTGATAGCCGAACCCAGCCGTGATGTTGGGAATCCTCTCGGCCTGCGCCAGGGCAATTTCAGCATCGCCTTTTGCCTTTTCGGCCTCCAGCCCCATGATGTCGGGACGTTTTGCCAGTGCCCAGCTTTTCAGCTCCCCGAGGTTTTTCGCTAAAGGCTTTGCCTCCAGTGAGCCGATAAAGCGGGCCTCCTCATTCGGAGGAAGCCCCGTGAGGGCAAGAAGCCTCGCCTTGGCCGGATAGAGCCCCCGTTCGGCCTCGACTTTTTTCCCCTCGCTCCTCGCCACCTCCACGCGGGCAAGGTTTACCTCCAGCTCCGGGATATCCCCGGCCTCAAGCCGCTGTTTCGTGACCTCCAGAAGCTGATTGTTAAGGGCTATGGAACGCTCCGCCAGTTCCACCCTCTTTCCCGCCAGCAACAGGTCATAAAAGGTGGTCTTGACCTCCTCCACGAGAAGCCGCCCGGAGTTGTCGACCTGCCGGTCGAAGCTTTCGATTTCTTTATCTGCCACTGCCAGACGCTTCCCTCTTTTGCCCATTGTCAGAAATTCCTGGGAAATGCCGACGGAGATCAGGTTTTCCGATGGGCTGCCGGAAAGTTCGCCGGTTGTCCCGTCCAGATCCAGGACCGGATTGGGGTAGAGACCGGCCTTGATCTTGCCTGCCTCCCGTATTCCCTTCTCCTCGCGGAGCGCTTTCAGCTCGCCATTGTTTTGTTGGGCAAATTCGACGGCCTGCTGGAGCGTAAAATTCTTTTCCCCGGCTAATGCCGAGCTCTCGCCGGATAAACTGCAAACGGCCTGGAGCAATAAAACTGCTCCCGTCACAGAAATTGTTCGTACCAAGACAATTACCTCCTTGTCAGTTTTATGCAGTTATGATTGGTCTGTGATTAACCGGATAGCTGAAATGGAAGGTGATAGCGCCCAAGACGCACTACTCCCTTCAGGCTTCTGGATGAAGCACTCTCTTCAGCTAGGAGCCTGTCGGACTTAGGGGAACGTAGCGAGAGGATGGAAAATCGAGGACAGATTTCCGGAAATTTGAGAACGAATAGTGAACCTATTCGTCGAAAATTTACGGGGATATGGACCGATTTGCCATTCTCGCAGTAGATTCATTCCTAAGTCCGACAGGCTCCTAGTCAGACGAGGATATGCGGGGGAATGAATTTGGATAGGTATACTTCGGGTAAGGCTTCGAATGGTTCGGAAAATACAAGAAAGGCTATTAGCGGGGAATAGCTGACCTGGACAGACTGCACGGTCAGCGAGGCGTTGCAGGAGCAGTAGCAGGACGAATCGCAATGGTGGGATTCTGAAGGTCCGTTGCCGGGACATGAGGGGCACTGCTTTTCGATCGGACTGAGGTAACTGCTGTCGTGGTCGCAATGGACATCACCGGATAGTTCCGCAGCATGCGCATTCCGGCAAAACCCGGTCACGGAAATGGCGAAGATGACGATTACCATGAATATAGAGATATATTTATGAATATGCGAGCGCATCATATGCCCATCGACATTTTGATTTGAAACAATTATTCTCGGATTATTTATGCACGATAAAACAGGACAAAGTCAAGGGTTATATGCCACTGCTCCCTTGAGCGTGCTGCGCTACAACGACAGCTTTCAAGCCGGAAGGGGAAAAAGAAGAACGAACGTGGTTCCTTCGCCGACGATGCTTTTCACCTGGATCCGCCCGCCGAGACGTTCTACGATGTTTCTGGAAATGAACAGCCCGAGGCCGGTCCCCTCGCCGGCCACCTTGGTCGTGTAGAAGGGCTCGAAGATATGTTCGACCGCTTCCGCAGCTATCCCCCTGCCGGTATCCGCCACCTGCGCCTCTAAAAACCTGCCGTCATCGGTCAAGGCGGTTTTCAGAAGGAGGGTCCCCCCTTCTTCCATCGCCTGAAGCGCATTCATGATCAGGTTGATGAAAACCTGCTTGAGCCGGTTGCCGTCGGCGGCAATGGGAGGGAGGCCATAGTCCTTCTCCTCAATGACGGAGATGGAGCGCTTCTGCGCCTCGTACTTAAGGAAGGCCATGACCTCCTGGAGCACCAGGTTGACATCCGCTTCTGCCTCAACAGCCTCTTCCTTGCGGGCAAAGGAAAGAAGGCTCCGGGTGAAATAGGAGAGACGCTGGGCCTCCAGACCTATCCGCTCCACCATTTCCTTGACGAATTCAGGCAGATCCTCTTCACGCAGGATCATCTGCGCTGCCGAGACAATTACCGAGAGCGGGGAGTTCAGCTCATGAACCATCCCGGTCGACAACATCCCCAATTCCGCCATCTTCTCGTTGAAAGCCAGCTGTTCGAGGACATGCTCATCGAGCCGTCCATCTGCACCGACATATTTTTCGAGCGGATTATTCATATATCTCCAGGCGGAAAGGTCCTTGCGACCTTTCTATCCAAATTTATAATGGCATAAGTCATGCCAACAGCATTGCCCCACAATTATCGAGGGTTAAGGGATGCCGAGTAATTTTCGCAGGCAAAAGTGCTGAAAAAGCATGCACAAATTGCCCACAAATAGCGCAGACGTAAAAAAGCCGCCCGATAATCGGGCGGCTTTTTCCAACAGCCATATAAATTGTGTAACAAAAAGACCAATCAGTTATAAGCGCTTTCAGAATGCTGGGTCTGGTCGAGACCAATAATCTCGTCTTCTTTTTCCACCCTGAGGCCGATGGTCTTGTTGAGAACAAAGGCGATGACGATGGTGACGATAAAGGCATAAGCACCGGCAGCGGCAACCGCAATCACCTGGGTCACGAACTGCTTTACGTTGCCCGACATGAGGCCGGTTGCACCGACCGTTGCCAGAACACCGGTGATGAGCGCGCCGAAGGTTCCGCCGACACCATGGACGCCGAAGGCATCAAGGGAATCGTCATATTTCAGCTTGGCCTTCATCATGACGCCCAGGTAGCAGACAACACCAGCGCCGACGCCGATGATCAGGGCAGCACCCGGTTGAACGAAGCCGGCCGCAGGAGTGATGCCGACCAGGCCGGCGACTACGCCTGAGCCAAAGCCGAGGGCCGAGGGCTTGCCCGCATGGATCCATTCTGCGACCATCCAGGCGAGGCCGCCGGCAGCAGGAGCAATAGTTGTGGTGGCAAAGGCAAGACCGGCCAAACCGCCTGCAGCATCGGAACAGTTAACACCGACAATGGCGCTGCCAGCGTTAAAGCCGAACCAGCCGAACCAGAGGAGACCGACACCCAGCATGGTGAGGGGAAGTGAGTGGGGAGCCATCCGCTCATGGGGGAAGCCGTGCCGCTTGCCGAGGAAAATGAGCATCGCCAGGGCAGAGATACCGGAGGAGAGATGGACGACGGTACCGCCGGCAAAGTCCAGGGCGCCTT
This genomic window contains:
- a CDS encoding inositol monophosphatase family protein; translated protein: MHDYLDIAIRAARAAGQMQKERLWSEHDIEFKGEINLVTEVDKACEELIVGMIRAACPDHDILAEENDYAANGAACKWIIDPLDGTTNFAHGFPWFGVSIALEVDGVVRLGVVYHPMMDELFTAVKGEGAFVNGRPLHVSVRQPLKNCLLATGFPYDRTWVNENNFDNFMNFQMCARAVRRAGAAALDLAYVAAGRLDGYWECKLKPWDVAAGQLLVAEAGGTVSNHAGDPFSVYDHRVLASNGLIHAEMVEVLKKVPCRLPADVIEMGHKKT
- a CDS encoding efflux RND transporter permease subunit, with the translated sequence MLEKLIAYTLRQKGMVIFLSLLIIAFGLYSYLRLPIDAFPDVTNIQVEVVSHADGLSAIEIERNVTSPIEMAMRGLPDIEQMRSVTKFGLSIVTIVFKDNVDIYFARQLVFERLAEAREKVPKGVEVAMGPIGTAMGEIYQYTLEGKMPDDPQQKIAYLTSLRTIQEWIVTPQLKSVAGVNEINSFGGYFKQYQVIVSPEKLLKYAITVDDVYSAIGSNNENVGGNLLERGTDQYIVRGVGLIKDVSDIETIVLKSPGGTPTYIRDVAQVKVGEAVRMGAAMKDGKDECVGGIVMMLRGENSRDVVRRVEEKVREINGNNILPEGIKLVPYYDRSDIVKASVSTVNKALLEGSILVLIVLYLLLNSFRGSLVVLIALPLSLLATFIVMKLVGITANLMSLGGLAISIGMIIDTTIIQVENVQRHLSEEGGQHPKVLTVLKAVMEVRKPSIFGELIIALTFIPILSLEGIEGKMFGPLAITVAIALLASLFLSIFVIPVLCILFLKPHPEKESFIMKHASRLYLPLLEYAMTRKQMVLSVAGVLLVASLFLVTRLGTEFIPIMDEGSFDMDVSMLPGVSLAKAMEVNQRAAEKLKQFPELGTIVSRTGQTGVALDTRGSDKTGYVGIFKPKSEWKRDISKEELTNEMRESLESIAGITFGFSQPIQCRIDELVAGTRAQLILKLFGEDIDVLSEKSAEIAKVLSTVKGGTDLNAEKVSGQPYLTVNIDRSRIARYGLNISDVQKVIEIAVAGKAASQLYEENRSFDISVRLPEEKRNSLEAIKNLLITTKTGINVPLEQLAEVKMIEGPAQISRQDGVRRIGIEMNISGRDIGSFVAEAKQKIKANVKLPAGYYLTWGGQFENQQRAMNKLMIIGPVAIGLILLLLYVTFRSIRLALLVISNLPFALIGGVFSLFISGQYLSVPASVGFVVLFGVAVLNGLVLVSRISQLREEGLDLQEAIRKGSLDRLRPVLMTASIAIFSLMPMLLASGTGSEIQKPLATVVVGGLVTSTLLTLLIIPSVYSWFEKRKVEE
- a CDS encoding efflux RND transporter periplasmic adaptor subunit, which codes for MNKKAIIIGLILAAVALGGGLYYRSTHTKSGGGEHAEHEEAGHKEEGHEGHDEHGEAGSVKMTAEVQKQNGVVVVPAKKQRLAGVISATGKVEANADRIAHVSPRISGKIVSVKASLGDSVSAGQALATLDSVELGEALGRYHQSKTKLALAQSNMDRIKNLVEKKIAARKDILQAETDYKTAQTELHTDEERLSLYGVAASDLKGESHKKPLLPVRSPISGIITEKHAIVGELADPSKSLYTVADLSSVWVMVDVNEKDLAKVRKGQAAIVSVGAFPDLKLKGRITYIADLVDEATRTVKARIEVANPGRKLKPEMFATVELALPADAPPVVAVPEDALQDLDGKKVIFVAESEIEFAARQIQSGRATGGVVEIVSGLKEGERYAVKGAFILKSEVKKGEMTDEHGHGK
- a CDS encoding TolC family protein, which encodes MVRTISVTGAVLLLQAVCSLSGESSALAGEKNFTLQQAVEFAQQNNGELKALREEKGIREAGKIKAGLYPNPVLDLDGTTGELSGSPSENLISVGISQEFLTMGKRGKRLAVADKEIESFDRQVDNSGRLLVEEVKTTFYDLLLAGKRVELAERSIALNNQLLEVTKQRLEAGDIPELEVNLARVEVARSEGKKVEAERGLYPAKARLLALTGLPPNEEARFIGSLEAKPLAKNLGELKSWALAKRPDIMGLEAEKAKGDAEIALAQAERIPNITAGFGYQRENTAIEVAGSDVKDRDNLIGLKLSIPIPLFDRNQAGIREAQARKGSAENRYAFARVTAEREVEAAFARLATAEKSLSIYTREIIPQLEENLKLVQEAYRLGEVGILTVIEEQKKFFEVNDGYLTALHDRQTALVKLETAVAIDLTGGAQ
- a CDS encoding sensor histidine kinase, whose amino-acid sequence is MNNPLEKYVGADGRLDEHVLEQLAFNEKMAELGMLSTGMVHELNSPLSVIVSAAQMILREEDLPEFVKEMVERIGLEAQRLSYFTRSLLSFARKEEAVEAEADVNLVLQEVMAFLKYEAQKRSISVIEEKDYGLPPIAADGNRLKQVFINLIMNALQAMEEGGTLLLKTALTDDGRFLEAQVADTGRGIAAEAVEHIFEPFYTTKVAGEGTGLGLFISRNIVERLGGRIQVKSIVGEGTTFVLLFPLPA
- a CDS encoding ammonium transporter; translation: MKFKLSFIKLLLVITAVMAPVAALAEEPAKVPAAAADAPAASAPAATPAPAAAAPAAAAPKNVDPVLNTGDTAWMLTSAALVLFMIPGLALFYGGMVRGKNVLSTMMHSFVAMGIVGVQWAIIGYSLAFGPDAFGGLLGNLSKVMLNGLITFKDGNPVYTLFQNVTTEPGSIPEYVFAMYQCMFAMITVALVSGALAERIKFSAYCLFVLLWTTLVYDPLAHWVWMVDGWLFKKGALDFAGGTVVHLSSGISALAMLIFLGKRHGFPHERMAPHSLPLTMLGVGLLWFGWFGFNAGSAIVGVNCSDAAGGLAGLAFATTTIAPAAGGLAWMVAEWIHAGKPSALGFGSGVVAGLVGITPAAGFVQPGAALIIGVGAGVVCYLGVMMKAKLKYDDSLDAFGVHGVGGTFGALITGVLATVGATGLMSGNVKQFVTQVIAVAAAGAYAFIVTIVIAFVLNKTIGLRVEKEDEIIGLDQTQHSESAYN